From one Erinaceus europaeus chromosome 4, mEriEur2.1, whole genome shotgun sequence genomic stretch:
- the ARMH2 gene encoding armadillo-like helical domain-containing protein 2: MAKNPVKFCTWLYKYFERLWQRLQRFYRLTIKYFTLKEKKEFHLSLAESIFHKEKIVVLGHILRDRSLMNDKRAQAAYKIGLLSFTGGPTAAKFAADYMKEVAQLLQDEKLKPKIQILLLQSVACWCYLNPASQKKAVKLQFIPVLIELLDFKRESTKRERSLSLLVKFWICYTLSVIVCNNELCTKELKEHYTLKYHLQVLAAENWSEWPENFAEVLYFLAGFHRY, encoded by the exons ATGGCTAAGAACCCTGTGAAGTTTTGTACTTGGCTTTATAAGTATTTTGAGAGACTATGGCAGCGCCTTCAGAGATTCTATAGATTAACTATTAAGTACTTTactttgaaggaaaaaaaggaatttcATCTCTCCCTAGCTGAGAGTATTTTTCACAAAGAAAAAATTGTAGTACTTGGTCATATTCTACGGGACCGATCTTTAATGAACGACAAGAGAGCTCAAGCTGCCTACAAAATAGGACTGTTGTCCTTCACAG GAGGCCCAACCGCTGCGAAATTTGCTGCGGACTACATGAAAGAAGTCGCTCAGTTACTGCAAGATGAGAAGCTGAAACCAAAAATCCAGATCCTGCTGCTCCAGAGTGTAGCATGTTGGTGTTATTTAAACCCTGCCAGCCAGAAAAAAGCCGTGAAACTACAGTTTATTCCTGTTCTCATTGAGCTCCTTGATTTCAAACGTGAGTCCACCAAACGTGAAAGAAGCCTCAGCCTCCTGGTTAAATTTTGGATTTGCTATACACTCTCCGTCATCGTATGCAATAATGAACTCTGCACAAAGGAGCTTAAAGAACACTATACTTTAAAATATCATTTGCAAGTATTGGCTGCGGAAAATTGGTCTGAATGGCCTGAGAATTTTGCAGAGGTTCTATATTTTCTGGCTGGTTTTCACAGGTATTAA
- the GMNN gene encoding geminin isoform X1 translates to MNPSMKQKQEGIQENVKNSPAPRRTLKMIQPSANGLLVGRENELVKDISKRKQWNEQLTSKTSISGVVIPEHNENENLGEVTQEAFDLMIAENPSPQYWKEVAEQRRKALYETLQENEKLHKEIEEKDNEISRLKKENKELAEVAQQVQYMAEIIERLTGEPLDNFESLDSQEFDSEEETGEDSEVEDSEISTGAEETVSSSTDSKPCI, encoded by the exons AATAGTCCTGCCCcaagaagaactctgaaaatgattCAGCCTTCTGCAAATGGATTACTTGTTGGAAGAGAAAATGAG ttGGTTAAAGACAtttcaaaaaggaaacaatggaATGAACAGTTAACATCTAAGACTTCCATCTCTGGAGTAGTTATCCCAGAgcataatgaaaatgaaaatcttGGAGAAGTCACCCAAGAAGCCTTTGATCTTATGATTGCAG AAAACCCATCTCCTCAGTATTGGAAAGAAGTAGCAGAACAACGGAGGAAGGCTCTCTATGAAACACTTCAGGAAAATGAGAAA CTTCATAAGGAAATTGAAGAAAAAGACAATGAAATTTCCCGCTTGAAAAAGGAGAATAAAGAATTGGCAGAAGTAGCACAACAAGTACAGTACATGGCAGAGATAATTGAG AGGCTGACTGGTGAACCTTTGGATAACTTTGAATCACTGGATAGTCAGGAATTTGATTCTGAAGAGGAAACTGGTGAGGATTCTGAAGTGGAAGACTCAGAAATTAGTACTGGTGCCGAAGAAACTGTATCTTCTTCTACAGATTCGAAACCATGTATTTGA
- the GMNN gene encoding geminin isoform X2, producing MNPSMKQKQEGIQENNSPAPRRTLKMIQPSANGLLVGRENELVKDISKRKQWNEQLTSKTSISGVVIPEHNENENLGEVTQEAFDLMIAENPSPQYWKEVAEQRRKALYETLQENEKLHKEIEEKDNEISRLKKENKELAEVAQQVQYMAEIIERLTGEPLDNFESLDSQEFDSEEETGEDSEVEDSEISTGAEETVSSSTDSKPCI from the exons AATAGTCCTGCCCcaagaagaactctgaaaatgattCAGCCTTCTGCAAATGGATTACTTGTTGGAAGAGAAAATGAG ttGGTTAAAGACAtttcaaaaaggaaacaatggaATGAACAGTTAACATCTAAGACTTCCATCTCTGGAGTAGTTATCCCAGAgcataatgaaaatgaaaatcttGGAGAAGTCACCCAAGAAGCCTTTGATCTTATGATTGCAG AAAACCCATCTCCTCAGTATTGGAAAGAAGTAGCAGAACAACGGAGGAAGGCTCTCTATGAAACACTTCAGGAAAATGAGAAA CTTCATAAGGAAATTGAAGAAAAAGACAATGAAATTTCCCGCTTGAAAAAGGAGAATAAAGAATTGGCAGAAGTAGCACAACAAGTACAGTACATGGCAGAGATAATTGAG AGGCTGACTGGTGAACCTTTGGATAACTTTGAATCACTGGATAGTCAGGAATTTGATTCTGAAGAGGAAACTGGTGAGGATTCTGAAGTGGAAGACTCAGAAATTAGTACTGGTGCCGAAGAAACTGTATCTTCTTCTACAGATTCGAAACCATGTATTTGA